The bacterium genome includes the window AGGGATTTTATCACCCTGCATAAAGAAATCTGTTTTATCTTTTTTATAGGATAAAAAGAAGGCTATGTCGCTTAAGGGAGGCTTGTCCTCTTTAATCTCAATTTCTTCTATTATTTTAGAAACATCCTTTATTGCCTTAAGAAGCGTATCTCTAAAACTACCCGGGCCTGTATAAAAAAGGGGTCTCTCCTCAAGGCAGGAAAAGAGCCTTTCAAGATGAAAATTAGGAAGGGATAGAGAAGGAGGTTCAAGGAAAGGAGGGATTTCATCAGCCTTTATCTCTGACCAGGGGATAAAGGCATTCTTTGCTTCAGGAGCGGATTGTTGAGTTGGAAGTCCTAAGATGCCAGCAAAGGATTCTTGTGCCATACCGCGCAGAGTAAATAACAAAAAGGGGTTTTTGTCTATCTCATTAGCCAGAATATAATAAACAGCTGCTAAATGTTTGCATGGATTTGCCCAGTCAGGACAGGAACATTCTGCATCTATATCCTTCCATGATTGTGGCAGAAGGTATATCTTTTGTTGATTAAGGAGCTCAAGGAGTTGCTCAGGGAGCCTTCCTAAACCCAATTCAGCACCAATTGCTGGATTAGAAGGAATTAAAGCCTTAATCTTGTCTATTTGGGGCTTTTGGAACCTCTTTAGCTCTATCTTTATCCGGTATGGCCTTGGCATTGAACCCTGAACCCTGGCAAGGACATTGCCATTCTTAATTTCAATTGAGGAAACCCTGTCATTATTGGCATAGCTTCTACCCCTTGGAAGCCGATTTGTATCGTAGTCAATCCTTTCCATTGCCTCCACCCAGGCATTGCCCCACCAGGTTTTACCAAAAGACCTTTTCATTTAAATATTATACAAAAAAACAATTGGTAATTCATTATTCTTTTGGAATAATTGTTGGGATATTGACAACATAGCCTTGGATGTTTATATTTTTATGGTAAAAGATAAAATTTTTGGTAAGCTTGAGGTTATAAAATGAAAGCAATAATTATGGGATTTAGCCCAAATGAGATTGGTTTTTCTCCTCTTTGTGAAAAGGAGATAGAGACAGAAAAGGGCAAGGCACATCTTTTTATAAAGGAAGATATTGTCTTTGTTCCTCGGCATGGAAAGGATAAAACAATTCCACCACATATGATAAACCATTGTGCGAATATACTAGGTTTAAAAAGCCTTGGCGTATCCTGTATTATTGCAATAAATTCTGTTGGCTCTTTAAAGGAAAATATAACACCTGATGACTTTTTAATCCCCGATGATTATATAAATTTATGGGATACAAGAACACTCTATGATGAAAAAATAGTCCATATCCTTCCAGGATTGGATGAAGAAATAAGGATTTTAATTAAAGATAAAGCTATGTCTTGTGGGATAAACCCTATTGATGGTGGTGTCTATGTCCAGACAAAAGGTCCTCGTCTTGAAACAAAGGCAGAGATAAGGTTTTTAAAGACGCTAGCTGATGTTGTTGGAATGACATTAGCATCAGAGGCAACAATTGCAAAAGAGCTTGAGATACCTTATGCCTCATTGTGTCTGGTTGACAATTATTGTAATGGGATAAAGGAAGAACCCCTTTCTTTTTCTCTGATAAAAGAATATCAGAAAAAGAAGATGGGGGTTTTGAAAAAGTTTTTAAATATGTTTATCTAGTTAGAAGAAAGCGATGAAAAGGCACAAAGTAGCAAAGGAGGGGAATTACTATGATTAAAAGTATTAGAAAGAGGGATGGAAGGCTTGTTCAGTTTAATGCTGAGAAGATAACTGAGGCTGTTTTTAAGGCAACAAAGGCTGTGGGAGAGCCTGATAGGAAAAAGGCATCAAAAATTACAAGGCAGGTGGTTGCTGCCCTTTCTGTTATTTATAAGGAAGAGAGGGTTCCAACTGTAGAGAATGTCCAGGACCTTGTTGAGAGGATGCTCGTTGAGGATGGCTATACAGAGGTTGCAAAGGCTTATATCCTTTACAGGGAACAGCATGCAAAGCTACGGCAAACAAGGGAGCTTCTCTCTGATGCTGTCTCTATGGTTGATAAGTATCTTGGAAACCAGGATTGGAGGGTTCGGGAGAATTCAAATATGAGCTATTCCTTGCAGGGGCTGAATAACCACATATTTTCCCTTGTAACATCCAACTATTGGCTTTCAAAGCTATATCCACAAAATATAAAGGATGCCCATATGTCTGGTGATATCCATATCCATGACATTGGTGTTTTGTCTGTCTATTGCTGCGGATGGGACCTTAAGGATTTGCTCATCAGGGGGTTTGGTGGTGCATCTGGAAAGGTTGAGTCTTCGCCTCCAAAGCACTTTAGAAGTGCACTAGGCCAGATTGTCAATTTCTTCTATACCCTGCAGGGAGAGGCAGCTGGTGCGCAGGCGTTTTCTAATTTTGACACCCTCCTTTCTCCATTTATCCGCTATGATGGCTTATCTTATAAAGATGTCCGCCAATGTATTCAGGAATTTGTTTTTAATATGAACATTCCAACAAGGACGGGCTTTCAAACCCCTTTTACAAATATAACAATGGATGTTACACCGCCAAGAAACCTTTCTAAAGAATATGTCATAATTGGAGGAAAGCCACAAGATACAACTTATGCTGAATTTAAACATGAGATTTTAATGATAAACAGGGCATTCTGTGAGGTAATGGGTTCTGGAGATGCAAAGGGAAGGATTTTTACATTTCCCATTCCAACCTATAATATTACATCTGATTTCAATTGGGATGATGAAAATTTAGCCCCCCTCTGGGAGATAACCTCAAAATACGGCATTCCCTATTTCTCCAATTTCATAAACTCTGATATGGACCCTGAGGATGCAAGGAGTATGTGCTGTCGACTTAGATTGGACAACAGGGAGCTTAGAAAAAGGGGAGGAGGCTTATTTGGTTCAAATCCCCTAACAGGCTCAATTGGTGTTGTTACAATAAACCTTCCAAGAATTGCATACCAGGCAGACCACAATGAGGCAGATTTCTTTGAAAGGCTTGCAAAAACTATGGAGATTGCAAGAGAAAGCCTTGAGATAAAGAGAAAGGTAATTGAAAGGCTAACGGATGAGGAGCTATATCCCTATGCAAGGCATTACCTTTTGTCTGTAAAGGAGAGATTCGGGAGCTATTGGAAAAATCATTTCTCAACCATTGGCCTGATTGGGATGAATGAGGCATCCTTTAATCTTATTGGGTCTGATATTGCAACCCAGCAAGGAAAGGAGCTTGCTTGTAAAACATTAAAGTTTATGCGAGAGAAAATCTTGAAATTCCAGGAGGAAACAGACAACCTCTATAACATTGAGGCAACGCCAGCAGAGGGAACAGCATACAGGCTTGCTATGCTTGATAAAGAGCATTACCCAGATATTATTACAAAAGGAGAAAACAAGCCATTCTATACAAATTCAACCCATCTTCCTGTAGGCTGGACAGATGACCTGTTTTCTGCCCTTTTACATCAAGACCAGCTTCAGGCATTATACACAGGAGGGACGGTATTTCATGGCTTTATCGGAGAAAAAATAGACAATCCCAATATGTGCAAGGTCCTTGTTAAAAAGATTGCAGAACGATTTTCCCTTCCCTATTTTACTATTACACCAACATTTAGCATTTGTCCCATACATGGGTATATAAGGGGTAAGCATTGGACCTGTCCAAAATCCTCTGGCAATGGGCTTTGCAATACAAAATGTGAGGTCTATTCAAGGGTTGTTGGCTATTATAGACCTGTTCAGCAATGGAATGATGGAAAGCAGGAGGAGTTTTCCGAGAGGAAGGAATATAAGATTTGAAAATAAAAGGTTTTCAGGGCGTGTCTTTAATAGATTATCCAGAAAAGGTGTCATCTGTAATATTTACAGGTGGTTGTAATATGAGGTGCCCATTTTGCCAGAATAAAGAGCTTGTAGAAAACAGTATCCCAAGCCTTAATGAAGAGGATATTTTAAAAGCCATTTTTGAGAGGAAGGGCTTTATTGATGGTGTTGTAATTACAGGAGGTGAGCCAACAATACAACACGACCTTGCTGATTTTTGCAGAAGGCTTAAAAACGAAGGCTTTTTTGTTAAGCTAG containing:
- a CDS encoding ribonucleoside triphosphate reductase — translated: MIKSIRKRDGRLVQFNAEKITEAVFKATKAVGEPDRKKASKITRQVVAALSVIYKEERVPTVENVQDLVERMLVEDGYTEVAKAYILYREQHAKLRQTRELLSDAVSMVDKYLGNQDWRVRENSNMSYSLQGLNNHIFSLVTSNYWLSKLYPQNIKDAHMSGDIHIHDIGVLSVYCCGWDLKDLLIRGFGGASGKVESSPPKHFRSALGQIVNFFYTLQGEAAGAQAFSNFDTLLSPFIRYDGLSYKDVRQCIQEFVFNMNIPTRTGFQTPFTNITMDVTPPRNLSKEYVIIGGKPQDTTYAEFKHEILMINRAFCEVMGSGDAKGRIFTFPIPTYNITSDFNWDDENLAPLWEITSKYGIPYFSNFINSDMDPEDARSMCCRLRLDNRELRKRGGGLFGSNPLTGSIGVVTINLPRIAYQADHNEADFFERLAKTMEIARESLEIKRKVIERLTDEELYPYARHYLLSVKERFGSYWKNHFSTIGLIGMNEASFNLIGSDIATQQGKELACKTLKFMREKILKFQEETDNLYNIEATPAEGTAYRLAMLDKEHYPDIITKGENKPFYTNSTHLPVGWTDDLFSALLHQDQLQALYTGGTVFHGFIGEKIDNPNMCKVLVKKIAERFSLPYFTITPTFSICPIHGYIRGKHWTCPKSSGNGLCNTKCEVYSRVVGYYRPVQQWNDGKQEEFSERKEYKI
- a CDS encoding MTAP family purine nucleoside phosphorylase; the protein is MKAIIMGFSPNEIGFSPLCEKEIETEKGKAHLFIKEDIVFVPRHGKDKTIPPHMINHCANILGLKSLGVSCIIAINSVGSLKENITPDDFLIPDDYINLWDTRTLYDEKIVHILPGLDEEIRILIKDKAMSCGINPIDGGVYVQTKGPRLETKAEIRFLKTLADVVGMTLASEATIAKELEIPYASLCLVDNYCNGIKEEPLSFSLIKEYQKKKMGVLKKFLNMFI